The Malus domestica chromosome 13, GDT2T_hap1 genome includes a window with the following:
- the LOC108175057 gene encoding protein ALP1-like, producing the protein MENTHIVDMLMRLKRKRAINEEENRKKRKIIVSTIIYVIVMVMHWYSTSVLLKEPSNDWDQERQSFLGRLFDGKDSTCIEQLRVSKSAFKQLCEILQGIGGLVRTRNVSIEESVAIFFNILAHNLKFRVIGFHYYRSKETISRQFHNVLHAMMKISQEYVKYQPCVIGNSEREKWRWFENCLGALDGTLIPVTITAEERPRYRDRKGDISTNMLGVCGPDLRFFYVLPGWEGSASDARVLRDALHRSNRFHVPNDKYYLVDAGYTNGPGFLAPYRGTRYHLKEWVGNRRPENYKELYNLRHSRARNVIERAFGLLKKRWSILRTPSFFDIKTQVRIINACCVLHNFIRTEQATDPVLEAQDLQFLASVDSELLNRSTREENENNSDGITSVQATVEWTAFRDTLALQMFHDYQAQTAANNS; encoded by the exons ATGGAAAATACTCATATTGTAGACATGCTAATGAGGTTAAAGCGAAAGCGTGCTATAAATGAAGaggaaaataggaaaaaaaggaaaattattgtCAGCACAATTATATATGTTATTGTCATGGTCATGCATTGGTATAGTACGAGTGTTCTTCTCAAAGAACCTTCAAATGATTGGGATCAAGAAAGGCAATCTTTCCTCGGCCGATTGTTCGATGGAAAGGATTCAACGTGCATTGAACAATTACGAGTTAGCAAGAGTGCATTTAAGCAGTTATGTGAAATTTTACAAGGGATTGGTGGATTAGTTCGCACGAGAAATGTGTCCATTGAAGAATctgttgcaattttttttaatatacttGCCCACAACTTGAAGTTTAGAGTCATCGGTTTTCATTATTATCGTTCCAAGGAAACAATTAGTCGGCAATTTCACAATGTGTTGCATGCAATGATGAAAATAAGTCAAGAATATGTGAAATATCAGCCATGTGTTATTGGCAATTCTGAAAGAGAGAAGTGGCGGTGGTTTGAG AATTGTCTTGGAGCACTTGATGGAACTCTCATACCAGTAACAATAACGGCTGAGGAAAGACCAAGATATCGAGATAGAAAGGGTGATATATCCACTAATATGTTAGGAGTTTGTGGTCCAgatttaagatttttttatgTGTTACCTGGATGGGAAGGCTCTGCATCTGATGCTCGTGTTTTGCGTGATGCTTTACATAGAAGTAACCGGTTTCATGTTCCAAATG aTAAATATTATCTTGTGGACGCTGGCTATACTAATGGACCGGGGTTTTTAGCACCTTACCGTGGAACTAGATATCACTTGAAAGAATGGGTTGGAAACCGTCGACCTGAAAACTACAAAGAACTATATAATTTGCGTCATTCAAGGGCAAGGAATGTTATTGAGAGGGCATTTGGATTGTTAAAAAAGAGATGGAGCATATTACGCACACCATCCTTTTTCGACATTAAAACACAAGTTAGGATTATAAATGCATGTTGTGTCTTACATAATTTTATTAGAACTGAGCAAGCTACTGATCCAGTTTTAGAAGCTCAAGATTTACAATTTTTAGCATCTGTCGACTCAGAGTTGTTAAATCGTTCAACAAGAGAGGAAAATGAAAATAACTCTGATGGGATTACATCTGTTCAAGCTACAGTCGAATGGACAGCGTTTCGTGATACATTGGCATTGCAGATGTTCCACGATTATCAAGCTCAGACAGCTGCCAATAATTCCTAA
- the LOC103422668 gene encoding rRNA-processing protein EFG1-like isoform X2, which translates to MAHGGYSKRRVNPAGRRSKSVLGPEKKPKSVTLKNQIRSIERMLRKNLPAEVREAQEKKLEGFKKQQEIHSRLAVERKIFMRDRKIKFFERRKIERRLRRLEKLQRAFSGQAQDAEILLQLSKLKEDLEYVRFFPKTEKYVSLFTGGEESDVIDKRNKLRKQIKANIVAAAASGKDLEETGSEDDGLLDMSEDDFFLNGSSSDEADADDEWTDKSAKEQASSASGKATSGMSSDERNQISARALMPPPRPSSNSHSSSVCAQSRFGPSSSKNSSKKPAEMTTSSNTSNSRSGTSFNTSNSNTSSSRSETSFKDRGSSNSTAGQSSNLSSNSDAHKPRRKRRPKKKKQQG; encoded by the exons ATGGCTCACGGTGGCTACAGCAAGCGGCGGGTGAACCCCGCCGGACGTCGGTCCAAGTCGGTCTTGGGCCCGGAGAAGAAGCCCAAGTCCGTCACCCTCAAAAACCAGATACGCTCCATCGAGCGCATGCTCCGTAAG AATTTACCAGCTGAAGTTAGGGAGGCTcaggaaaagaagttggaaggGTTCAAGAAACAGCAGGAGATTCATTCCCGTCTTGCTGTGGAACGCAAAATATTTATGCGTGACAGGAAGATAAAGTTTTTTG AGAGAAGAAAGATAGAGAGAAGATTAAGACGTCTGGAGAAACTTCAACGTGCTTTTTCTGGTCAGGCACAAGATGCAGAGATTTTGTTGCAACTTTCCAAATTGAAAGAAGATCTTGAATATGTTAGG TTCTTTCCCAAGACCGAAAAATATGTCTCGTTGTTTACTGGAGGTGAAGAATCAGATGTGATTGATAAGAGAAATAAGTTGCGTAAGCAGATTAAGGCCAATATAGTTGCTGCAGCAGCTAGCGGAAAGGATCTGGAAG AAACAGGGAGTGAGGATGACGGGCTTCTGGATATGAGCGAAGATGATTTCTTCCTAAATGGGAGTTCTAGTGATGAAGCAGATGCTGACGATGAATGGACAGATAAGAGTGCAAA GGAACAGGCTTCCAGTGCTTCTGGAAAAGCAACTTCTGGCATGTCCAGTGATGAGAGAAATCAG ATTTCTGCTAGAGCTTTGATGCCTCCACCCCGGCCATCCAGCAATTCTCACTCAAGTTCAGTTTGTGCTCAGTCAAGGTTTGGTCCTTCATCGAGCAAAAATTCCTCAAAAAAGCCTGCTGAAATGACCACATCAAGCAATACATCAAATAGCAGAAGTGGAACTTCCTTCAATACATCAAATAGCAATACATCAAGTAGCAGAAGTGAAACTTCCTTCAAAGATAGGGGATCCTCTAATTCAACTGCTGGTCAAAGTAGCAATTTGAGCTCCAACTCTGATGCTCATAAGCCCCGTAGAAAAAGGAGGCCAAAGAAGAAAAAGCAGCAG GGATGA
- the LOC103422668 gene encoding rRNA-processing protein EFG1-like isoform X1 has protein sequence MAHGGYSKRRVNPAGRRSKSVLGPEKKPKSVTLKNQIRSIERMLRKNLPAEVREAQEKKLEGFKKQQEIHSRLAVERKIFMRDRKIKFFERRKIERRLRRLEKLQRAFSGQAQDAEILLQLSKLKEDLEYVRFFPKTEKYVSLFTGGEESDVIDKRNKLRKQIKANIVAAAASGKDLEETGSEDDGLLDMSEDDFFLNGSSSDEADADDEWTDKSAKEQASSASGKATSGMSSDERNQRQISARALMPPPRPSSNSHSSSVCAQSRFGPSSSKNSSKKPAEMTTSSNTSNSRSGTSFNTSNSNTSSSRSETSFKDRGSSNSTAGQSSNLSSNSDAHKPRRKRRPKKKKQQG, from the exons ATGGCTCACGGTGGCTACAGCAAGCGGCGGGTGAACCCCGCCGGACGTCGGTCCAAGTCGGTCTTGGGCCCGGAGAAGAAGCCCAAGTCCGTCACCCTCAAAAACCAGATACGCTCCATCGAGCGCATGCTCCGTAAG AATTTACCAGCTGAAGTTAGGGAGGCTcaggaaaagaagttggaaggGTTCAAGAAACAGCAGGAGATTCATTCCCGTCTTGCTGTGGAACGCAAAATATTTATGCGTGACAGGAAGATAAAGTTTTTTG AGAGAAGAAAGATAGAGAGAAGATTAAGACGTCTGGAGAAACTTCAACGTGCTTTTTCTGGTCAGGCACAAGATGCAGAGATTTTGTTGCAACTTTCCAAATTGAAAGAAGATCTTGAATATGTTAGG TTCTTTCCCAAGACCGAAAAATATGTCTCGTTGTTTACTGGAGGTGAAGAATCAGATGTGATTGATAAGAGAAATAAGTTGCGTAAGCAGATTAAGGCCAATATAGTTGCTGCAGCAGCTAGCGGAAAGGATCTGGAAG AAACAGGGAGTGAGGATGACGGGCTTCTGGATATGAGCGAAGATGATTTCTTCCTAAATGGGAGTTCTAGTGATGAAGCAGATGCTGACGATGAATGGACAGATAAGAGTGCAAA GGAACAGGCTTCCAGTGCTTCTGGAAAAGCAACTTCTGGCATGTCCAGTGATGAGAGAAATCAG CGACAGATTTCTGCTAGAGCTTTGATGCCTCCACCCCGGCCATCCAGCAATTCTCACTCAAGTTCAGTTTGTGCTCAGTCAAGGTTTGGTCCTTCATCGAGCAAAAATTCCTCAAAAAAGCCTGCTGAAATGACCACATCAAGCAATACATCAAATAGCAGAAGTGGAACTTCCTTCAATACATCAAATAGCAATACATCAAGTAGCAGAAGTGAAACTTCCTTCAAAGATAGGGGATCCTCTAATTCAACTGCTGGTCAAAGTAGCAATTTGAGCTCCAACTCTGATGCTCATAAGCCCCGTAGAAAAAGGAGGCCAAAGAAGAAAAAGCAGCAG GGATGA